From a single Xiphophorus maculatus strain JP 163 A chromosome 5, X_maculatus-5.0-male, whole genome shotgun sequence genomic region:
- the LOC102226016 gene encoding junction plakoglobin-like isoform X2, giving the protein MDSGMVKVKEWNQSYYGHDSGIQSGATTIRDDDGDYKTTTRYVTTTTVTKEQPDLETQYTLSRAQRVRAAMFPESMEESTTILSTQTDPSQMTNVQRLAEPSQMLKQAIIHLINYQDDAELATRAIPELTKLLNDEDQVVVSKAAQIVNQLTHKEASRRALMQSPQMVAAVVRALQNSNNMETTKAAASILHNLSHQREGLLAIFKSGGIPALVRMLSSPLESVLFYAITTLHNLLLHQEGAKMAVRLADGLQRMVPLLKKTNPKFLAITTDCLQLLSYGNQESKLIILANGGPEGLVQIMKTYNYEKLLWTTSRVLKVLSVCPSNKPAIVEAGGMQALGKHLQGSSQRLVQNCLWTLRNLSDAATKQEGVEPLLQTLVGLLGADDVNMLTCATGILSNLTCNNSNNKSLVTQHNGVESLIHAILRAGEKEDVSEPAVCALRHLTSRHQDAELAQHAVRNHYGIPAIVKLLNMPYYWPVIKAAVGLLRNLALCPENQAPLRDANAVPRLVNLLLKAHQDNQKSGSSPQQAYQDGVRMEEIVEGCTGALHILARDPINRSQIANLDTIPLFVQLLYSPVENVKRVAAGVLCELALDKQCAEAIDGEGASSPLMELLHSNNEGIATYAAAVLYRISEDKNADYKKRVSVELTHSLFKHDPAAWESAHNTILEGGYQDEPDGYAPYAYQGEMPMDGYDGQMMGEDFQGMNYNRPFDY; this is encoded by the exons ATGGATAGTGGCATGGTAAAGGTCAAGGAGTGGAATCAGTCATATTACGGTCACGACTCGGGCATCCAGTCTGGGGCCACCACCATCAGAGACGATGACGGCGACTACAAAACCACCACGCGTTATGTCACAACCACCACTGTCACCAAAGAGCAGCCCG ACTTGGAGACCCAGTACACACTGAGCAGAGCTCAGCGTGTTCGGGCTGCGATGTTCCCCGAGTCGATGGAAGAAAGCACCACCATCCTGTCGACCCAGACAGACCCGTCCCAGATGACCAACGTCCAGCGGCTGGCCGAGCCCTCCCAGATGCTCAAACAGGCCATCATCCATCTGATCAACTACCAGGACGATGCCGAGCTGGCCACCAGGGCCATCCCGGAGCTCACCAAGCTGCTCAACGATGAAGATCAG GTGGTGGTCAGCAAGGCGGCACAGATTGTGAACCAGCTCACCCATAAGGAGGCCTCCCGCCGCGCCCTGATGCAGTCCCCTCAGATGGTGGCGGCGGTGGTCCGGGCTTTGCAGAACTCAAACAATATGGAAACCACCAAGGCGGCAGCCAGCATCCTCCACAACTTGTCCCACCAGAGGGAGGGCCTGCTCGCCATCTTCAAGTCAGGAGGCATCCCCGCTCTTGTCCGCATGCTCAG CTCTCCGCTAGAGTCTGTGCTGTTCTACGCCATCACCACACTTCACAACCTGCTGCTGCACCAGGAGGGAGCCAAGATGGCCGTGCGTCTGGCCGACGGACTGCAAAGGATGGTCCCGCTGCTGAAGAAGACCAACCCTAAGTTCCTGGCCATCACCACAGActgtctgcagctgctgtcgTATGGCAACCAGGAGAGCAAG CTGATCATTCTCGCCAACGGAGGTCCCGAAGGTCTTGTTCAAATCATGAAGACCTACAACTACGAGAAGTTGCTTTGGACCACGAGCCGCGTCCTCAAAGTCCTCTCTGTGTGCCCCAGCAACAAACCAGCCATTGTTGAGGCTG GTGGGATGCAGGCTCTTGGTAAACACCTGCAAGGCTCCAGCCAGCGTTTGGTGCAGAACTGCCTGTGGACCCTGAGAAACCTGTCGGATGCTGCAACAAAGCAG GAAGGAGTTGAACCCCTGCTGCAGACTCTGGTGGGGCTCCTCGGCGCAGATGACGTCAACATGCTCACCTGCGCCACTGGCATCCTGTCTAACCTCACgtgcaacaacagcaacaacaaatctCTGGTCACCCAACACAACGGTGTCGAGTCGCTGATCCACGCCATACTGCGTGCCGGGGAGAAGGAGGACGTGTCTGAGCCGGCGGTTTGCGCCCTGCGACATCTGACTTCACGCCACCAGGACGCCGAGTTGGCGCAGCACGCCGTGAGGAACCACTACGGCATCCCAGCTATCGTCAAGCTGCTCAACATGCCCTACTACTGGCCAGTCATCAAG GCTGCTGTTGGGCTGCTCCGCAACCTGGCCTTGTGCCCAGAAAACCAGGCTCCCCTCAGAGATGCAAACGCCGTCCCCCGTCTGGTCAACCTGCTGCTCAAGGCCCACCAGGACAATCAGAAATCTGGTTCATCCCCTCAGCAGGCTTACCAG GATGGAGTGAGGATGGAGGAGATTGTGGAGGGTTGCACAGGAGCCTTGCACATCCTGGCAAGAGATCCCATAAATAGAAGTCAAATTGCCAACTTGGACACAATTCCACTCTTTGTCCAG ctcctctacTCCCCGGTGGAGAACGTGAAGCGTGTGGCGGCAGGCGTTCTGTGTGAGCTGGCCCTGGACAAACAGTGTGCTGAAGCTATTGATGGAGAGGGAGCTTCATCTCCACTGATGGAGCTACTGCACTCTAACAATGAGGGCATTG CTACCTacgctgctgctgttctctACCGCATTTCCGAAGATAAGAACGCCGACTACAAGAAGCGCGTCTCCGTGGAGCTCACACACTCTCTGTTCAAGCACGACCCTGCAGCCTGGGAGTCG GCCCACAACACTATCCTGGAAGGAGGCTATCAAGATG AACCAGACGGTTACGCACCCTATGCATACCAAGGTGAAATGCCAATGGATGGCTATGACGGACAAATGATGGGGGAAGACTTTCAAGGAATGAACTACAACAGACCCTTTGATTATTAA
- the LOC102226016 gene encoding junction plakoglobin-like isoform X1 gives MEMHMSEMDSGMVKVKEWNQSYYGHDSGIQSGATTIRDDDGDYKTTTRYVTTTTVTKEQPDLETQYTLSRAQRVRAAMFPESMEESTTILSTQTDPSQMTNVQRLAEPSQMLKQAIIHLINYQDDAELATRAIPELTKLLNDEDQVVVSKAAQIVNQLTHKEASRRALMQSPQMVAAVVRALQNSNNMETTKAAASILHNLSHQREGLLAIFKSGGIPALVRMLSSPLESVLFYAITTLHNLLLHQEGAKMAVRLADGLQRMVPLLKKTNPKFLAITTDCLQLLSYGNQESKLIILANGGPEGLVQIMKTYNYEKLLWTTSRVLKVLSVCPSNKPAIVEAGGMQALGKHLQGSSQRLVQNCLWTLRNLSDAATKQEGVEPLLQTLVGLLGADDVNMLTCATGILSNLTCNNSNNKSLVTQHNGVESLIHAILRAGEKEDVSEPAVCALRHLTSRHQDAELAQHAVRNHYGIPAIVKLLNMPYYWPVIKAAVGLLRNLALCPENQAPLRDANAVPRLVNLLLKAHQDNQKSGSSPQQAYQDGVRMEEIVEGCTGALHILARDPINRSQIANLDTIPLFVQLLYSPVENVKRVAAGVLCELALDKQCAEAIDGEGASSPLMELLHSNNEGIATYAAAVLYRISEDKNADYKKRVSVELTHSLFKHDPAAWESAHNTILEGGYQDEPDGYAPYAYQGEMPMDGYDGQMMGEDFQGMNYNRPFDY, from the exons ATGGAGATGCACA tgagCGAGATGGATAGTGGCATGGTAAAGGTCAAGGAGTGGAATCAGTCATATTACGGTCACGACTCGGGCATCCAGTCTGGGGCCACCACCATCAGAGACGATGACGGCGACTACAAAACCACCACGCGTTATGTCACAACCACCACTGTCACCAAAGAGCAGCCCG ACTTGGAGACCCAGTACACACTGAGCAGAGCTCAGCGTGTTCGGGCTGCGATGTTCCCCGAGTCGATGGAAGAAAGCACCACCATCCTGTCGACCCAGACAGACCCGTCCCAGATGACCAACGTCCAGCGGCTGGCCGAGCCCTCCCAGATGCTCAAACAGGCCATCATCCATCTGATCAACTACCAGGACGATGCCGAGCTGGCCACCAGGGCCATCCCGGAGCTCACCAAGCTGCTCAACGATGAAGATCAG GTGGTGGTCAGCAAGGCGGCACAGATTGTGAACCAGCTCACCCATAAGGAGGCCTCCCGCCGCGCCCTGATGCAGTCCCCTCAGATGGTGGCGGCGGTGGTCCGGGCTTTGCAGAACTCAAACAATATGGAAACCACCAAGGCGGCAGCCAGCATCCTCCACAACTTGTCCCACCAGAGGGAGGGCCTGCTCGCCATCTTCAAGTCAGGAGGCATCCCCGCTCTTGTCCGCATGCTCAG CTCTCCGCTAGAGTCTGTGCTGTTCTACGCCATCACCACACTTCACAACCTGCTGCTGCACCAGGAGGGAGCCAAGATGGCCGTGCGTCTGGCCGACGGACTGCAAAGGATGGTCCCGCTGCTGAAGAAGACCAACCCTAAGTTCCTGGCCATCACCACAGActgtctgcagctgctgtcgTATGGCAACCAGGAGAGCAAG CTGATCATTCTCGCCAACGGAGGTCCCGAAGGTCTTGTTCAAATCATGAAGACCTACAACTACGAGAAGTTGCTTTGGACCACGAGCCGCGTCCTCAAAGTCCTCTCTGTGTGCCCCAGCAACAAACCAGCCATTGTTGAGGCTG GTGGGATGCAGGCTCTTGGTAAACACCTGCAAGGCTCCAGCCAGCGTTTGGTGCAGAACTGCCTGTGGACCCTGAGAAACCTGTCGGATGCTGCAACAAAGCAG GAAGGAGTTGAACCCCTGCTGCAGACTCTGGTGGGGCTCCTCGGCGCAGATGACGTCAACATGCTCACCTGCGCCACTGGCATCCTGTCTAACCTCACgtgcaacaacagcaacaacaaatctCTGGTCACCCAACACAACGGTGTCGAGTCGCTGATCCACGCCATACTGCGTGCCGGGGAGAAGGAGGACGTGTCTGAGCCGGCGGTTTGCGCCCTGCGACATCTGACTTCACGCCACCAGGACGCCGAGTTGGCGCAGCACGCCGTGAGGAACCACTACGGCATCCCAGCTATCGTCAAGCTGCTCAACATGCCCTACTACTGGCCAGTCATCAAG GCTGCTGTTGGGCTGCTCCGCAACCTGGCCTTGTGCCCAGAAAACCAGGCTCCCCTCAGAGATGCAAACGCCGTCCCCCGTCTGGTCAACCTGCTGCTCAAGGCCCACCAGGACAATCAGAAATCTGGTTCATCCCCTCAGCAGGCTTACCAG GATGGAGTGAGGATGGAGGAGATTGTGGAGGGTTGCACAGGAGCCTTGCACATCCTGGCAAGAGATCCCATAAATAGAAGTCAAATTGCCAACTTGGACACAATTCCACTCTTTGTCCAG ctcctctacTCCCCGGTGGAGAACGTGAAGCGTGTGGCGGCAGGCGTTCTGTGTGAGCTGGCCCTGGACAAACAGTGTGCTGAAGCTATTGATGGAGAGGGAGCTTCATCTCCACTGATGGAGCTACTGCACTCTAACAATGAGGGCATTG CTACCTacgctgctgctgttctctACCGCATTTCCGAAGATAAGAACGCCGACTACAAGAAGCGCGTCTCCGTGGAGCTCACACACTCTCTGTTCAAGCACGACCCTGCAGCCTGGGAGTCG GCCCACAACACTATCCTGGAAGGAGGCTATCAAGATG AACCAGACGGTTACGCACCCTATGCATACCAAGGTGAAATGCCAATGGATGGCTATGACGGACAAATGATGGGGGAAGACTTTCAAGGAATGAACTACAACAGACCCTTTGATTATTAA
- the LOC111608713 gene encoding zinc finger protein 664-like isoform X2 translates to MLMVKEEAPENHRPVAELRHPKPQQIKEEEEEVRISLGAEQLNGKEEIDVTPIKSEDEIQSILLSQNLYEDKIKDRDLPEENDEGESIKIENHEDGSIFSKIEVIVKDEEDDDVQFPVSEPNHLPDSGLKTKDEDNDWTESRATESDGNIFSEFAEQFLHHHSIQKHMTHSEIRSAVSMDNNKCFTENKNVDSERKVQAGETFSCEDCGKTFIRKYNFNRHKRIHTEQKSFCCELCEERFNRKSSLNLHMKIHTEYKPFCCDLCGQGLRHKRSLNAHMRIHTKQKPFSCDLCEQRFNRKSSLNTHMRIHTGHKPFCCDLCGQSFRHKSNLSTHLRSHTRQQPFCCDICGQRLRYKSSLSIHMSIHAGQRPFCCDLCGQRFVNTSHLNSHKRIHTGLKPFCCDICGKRFAHKPHLSAHTRIHTGQKPFCCDLCGRKFSEKGKLKRHMRIHT, encoded by the coding sequence ATGCTGATGGTTAAAGAAGAAGCTCCTGAAAACCACAGACCTGTTGCTGAGCTGCGTCACCCAAAGCCGCAGCAGataaaggaggaagaggaagaagtcCGCATCAGTCTGGGGGCAGAGCAGCTCAACGGGAAGGAGGAGATTGATGTTACTCCTATAAAGAGTGAGGATGAAATACAGTCCATTCTGCTCTCACAGAATCTTTATGAAGATAAAATTAAAGACAGAGATCTTCCAGAAGAGAATGATGAGGGAGAATCCATTAAGATAGAAAATCATGAAGATGGTTCCATTTTCTCAAAGATTGAAGTCATTGTAAAGGATGAAGAGGACGATGATGTACAATTTCCTGTCTCTGAACCGAATCATTTGCCCGACTCTGGACTGAAAACGAAGGACGAGGACAATGACTGGACGGAGAGTAGAGCCACCGAGTCAGATGGAAACATCTTTTCTGAGTTTGCTGAACAATTTCTTCACCATCACTCTATTCAGAAACACATGACACATTCAGAAATAAGATCTGCAGTCTCTATGGAtaacaacaaatgttttacagagaaCAAAAACGTGGACTCAGAAAGGAAAGTCCAGGCAGGAGAGACATTTAGCTGTGAAGATTGTGGTAAAAcctttattagaaaatacaattttaacaGACATAAGCGAATCCACACAGAGCAGAAATCTTTCTGTTGTGAGCTTTGTGAAGAAAGATTTAACCGTAAATCAAGTTTAAATTTGCACATGAAAATTCACACAGAATACAAACCTTTCTGTTGTGATCTTTGTGGACAAGGATTGAGGCACAAGCGCAGTTTAAATGCgcacatgagaatccacacaAAGCAGAAACCTTTCAGTTGTgatctttgtgaacaaagattTAACCGTAAATCAagtttaaacacacacatgagaatccacacaggaCACAAACCATTCTGTTGTGATCTTTGTGGACAAAGCTTTCGccataaatcaaatttaagtACACACTTGAGAAGCCACACAAGACAGCAACCTTTCTGTTGTGATATTTGTGGACAAAGACTTCGCTATAAATCAAGTCTAAGCATACACATGAGTATTCACGCTGGACAGAGACCCTTCTGTTGTGATCTTTGTGGACAAAGATTCGTCAATACGTCACATTTAAACTCGCACAAGAGAATCCACACAGGACTGAAACCTTTCTGTTGTGATATATGTGGAAAAAGATTTGCCCACAAACCACATTTAAGTGCACACACGAGAATCCATACAGGACAGAAACCTTTCTGTTGTGATTTATGTGGTAGGAAGTTTAGTGAAAAAGGAAAGTTAAAGAGacacatgagaatccacaccTAA
- the LOC111608713 gene encoding zinc finger protein 664-like isoform X1 yields MDQQRAAEGEIPEDAMKEDKENELRHVMEDGYCTQVLLDELNVKQMLMVKEEAPENHRPVAELRHPKPQQIKEEEEEVRISLGAEQLNGKEEIDVTPIKSEDEIQSILLSQNLYEDKIKDRDLPEENDEGESIKIENHEDGSIFSKIEVIVKDEEDDDVQFPVSEPNHLPDSGLKTKDEDNDWTESRATESDGNIFSEFAEQFLHHHSIQKHMTHSEIRSAVSMDNNKCFTENKNVDSERKVQAGETFSCEDCGKTFIRKYNFNRHKRIHTEQKSFCCELCEERFNRKSSLNLHMKIHTEYKPFCCDLCGQGLRHKRSLNAHMRIHTKQKPFSCDLCEQRFNRKSSLNTHMRIHTGHKPFCCDLCGQSFRHKSNLSTHLRSHTRQQPFCCDICGQRLRYKSSLSIHMSIHAGQRPFCCDLCGQRFVNTSHLNSHKRIHTGLKPFCCDICGKRFAHKPHLSAHTRIHTGQKPFCCDLCGRKFSEKGKLKRHMRIHT; encoded by the coding sequence ATGTTAAGCAGATGCTGATGGTTAAAGAAGAAGCTCCTGAAAACCACAGACCTGTTGCTGAGCTGCGTCACCCAAAGCCGCAGCAGataaaggaggaagaggaagaagtcCGCATCAGTCTGGGGGCAGAGCAGCTCAACGGGAAGGAGGAGATTGATGTTACTCCTATAAAGAGTGAGGATGAAATACAGTCCATTCTGCTCTCACAGAATCTTTATGAAGATAAAATTAAAGACAGAGATCTTCCAGAAGAGAATGATGAGGGAGAATCCATTAAGATAGAAAATCATGAAGATGGTTCCATTTTCTCAAAGATTGAAGTCATTGTAAAGGATGAAGAGGACGATGATGTACAATTTCCTGTCTCTGAACCGAATCATTTGCCCGACTCTGGACTGAAAACGAAGGACGAGGACAATGACTGGACGGAGAGTAGAGCCACCGAGTCAGATGGAAACATCTTTTCTGAGTTTGCTGAACAATTTCTTCACCATCACTCTATTCAGAAACACATGACACATTCAGAAATAAGATCTGCAGTCTCTATGGAtaacaacaaatgttttacagagaaCAAAAACGTGGACTCAGAAAGGAAAGTCCAGGCAGGAGAGACATTTAGCTGTGAAGATTGTGGTAAAAcctttattagaaaatacaattttaacaGACATAAGCGAATCCACACAGAGCAGAAATCTTTCTGTTGTGAGCTTTGTGAAGAAAGATTTAACCGTAAATCAAGTTTAAATTTGCACATGAAAATTCACACAGAATACAAACCTTTCTGTTGTGATCTTTGTGGACAAGGATTGAGGCACAAGCGCAGTTTAAATGCgcacatgagaatccacacaAAGCAGAAACCTTTCAGTTGTgatctttgtgaacaaagattTAACCGTAAATCAagtttaaacacacacatgagaatccacacaggaCACAAACCATTCTGTTGTGATCTTTGTGGACAAAGCTTTCGccataaatcaaatttaagtACACACTTGAGAAGCCACACAAGACAGCAACCTTTCTGTTGTGATATTTGTGGACAAAGACTTCGCTATAAATCAAGTCTAAGCATACACATGAGTATTCACGCTGGACAGAGACCCTTCTGTTGTGATCTTTGTGGACAAAGATTCGTCAATACGTCACATTTAAACTCGCACAAGAGAATCCACACAGGACTGAAACCTTTCTGTTGTGATATATGTGGAAAAAGATTTGCCCACAAACCACATTTAAGTGCACACACGAGAATCCATACAGGACAGAAACCTTTCTGTTGTGATTTATGTGGTAGGAAGTTTAGTGAAAAAGGAAAGTTAAAGAGacacatgagaatccacaccTAA